Proteins encoded by one window of Streptomyces sp. NBC_01571:
- a CDS encoding FadR/GntR family transcriptional regulator: MSTRGRGLHGQVLDSLGPAITAGEYPPGSVLRTDELAQRFEVSRSVMREAVRVLESMHLVESRRRVGVTVRPKVEWNVYDPQVIRWRLAGADRPHQLRSLTVLRSALEPVAAGLAARHATAAQCAELTECALGMVATSRGHQLEGYLVHDVAFHRVILNASGNEMFARLGDVVAEVLAGRTHHEIMFEDPDPAAVTLHVQVAEAVRGGDAARAEELTREITVGALQELDILAP, from the coding sequence ATGAGCACACGGGGCCGGGGGCTGCACGGACAGGTACTGGACTCCCTCGGACCGGCCATCACCGCCGGCGAGTACCCCCCGGGGAGCGTGCTGCGCACCGACGAGCTGGCCCAGCGCTTCGAGGTGTCACGGTCCGTGATGCGCGAGGCGGTCAGGGTGCTGGAGTCCATGCACCTGGTGGAGTCGCGCCGCCGGGTCGGTGTGACCGTCCGTCCCAAGGTCGAGTGGAACGTCTACGATCCGCAGGTCATCCGGTGGCGGCTGGCCGGCGCCGACCGCCCCCACCAGCTGCGCTCGCTCACCGTGCTGCGCTCCGCCCTCGAACCCGTCGCGGCGGGACTGGCCGCCCGGCACGCCACCGCCGCGCAGTGCGCCGAACTCACCGAGTGCGCCCTCGGCATGGTCGCCACCTCACGCGGTCACCAGCTGGAGGGGTATCTCGTCCACGACGTCGCCTTCCACCGGGTGATCCTCAACGCGTCGGGCAACGAGATGTTCGCGCGCCTCGGCGACGTCGTGGCGGAGGTGCTGGCGGGCCGTACCCACCACGAGATCATGTTCGAGGACCCCGACCCCGCCGCCGTCACCCTGCACGTCCAGGTCGCGGAGGCGGTCCGCGGGGGTGACGCCGCCCGCGCCGAGGAGCTCACCCGCGAGATCACGGTCGGCGCCCTCCAGGAACTCGACATCCTGGCGCCGTGA
- a CDS encoding gluconokinase: MSTPHVVVVMGVAGTGKTTIGPLLAARLGVPYAEGDDFHPQANIAKMTAGTPLSDEDRWPWLDAIGRWAHEREGLGGVVSSSALKRGYRDRLRAAAPGIVFVHLTGDRALIENRMSHRQGHFMPTALLDSQFATLQPLEADEAGVRVDVSGGPDEITERAVAALRSLDQPSQ; the protein is encoded by the coding sequence ATGAGCACCCCCCATGTCGTCGTGGTCATGGGCGTCGCAGGGACCGGAAAGACCACAATCGGTCCCCTGCTCGCGGCCCGGCTCGGCGTTCCGTACGCCGAGGGCGACGACTTCCACCCCCAGGCCAACATCGCCAAGATGACGGCCGGGACCCCCCTGAGCGACGAGGACCGGTGGCCGTGGCTGGACGCCATCGGCCGCTGGGCGCACGAGCGCGAGGGACTCGGCGGGGTCGTCAGCAGTTCGGCGCTCAAGCGCGGCTACCGCGACCGGCTGCGGGCCGCGGCACCCGGGATCGTCTTCGTGCATCTGACCGGTGACCGCGCGCTCATCGAAAACCGGATGTCGCACCGTCAGGGGCACTTCATGCCGACGGCGCTGCTGGACTCGCAGTTCGCCACCCTCCAGCCGCTGGAAGCCGACGAGGCGGGCGTCCGCGTGGACGTCTCCGGCGGCCCCGACGAGATCACCGAACGGGCCGTGGCCGCGCTCCGGTCCCTCGACCAGCCCTCGCAGTAA
- a CDS encoding gluconate:H+ symporter, producing MTRLSVEMLAADAVEPITSAGHAQLGVAVLAGIAVIVLLITQFKLHAFLALTIGSLALGAVAGAPLDKVIVSFTTGLGSTVAGVGVLIALGAILGKLLADSGGADQIVDTILAKAGGRAMPWAMVLIASVIGLPLFFEVGIVLLIPVVLMVAKRGNYSLMRIGIPALAGLSVMHGLIPPHPGPLVAIDAVKANLGVTLALGVLVAIPTVIIAGPVFSRYAARWVDVPAPDRMIPARASEELEKRPGFGATLATMLLPVVLMLSKALVDIVVDDPAHKVQRVFDVIGSPLVALLAAVLVGMFTLGRAAGFTKDRLSTTVEKSLAPIAGILLIVGAGGGFKQTLIDCGVGQMILDISKDWSIPALLLAWLIAVAIRLATGSATVATISAAGLVAPLAADMSTAHTSLLVLAIGAGSLFFSHVNDAGFWLVKEYFGLSVGQTVKTWSVMETIISVVAGGLVLLLSLVI from the coding sequence GTGACCAGACTCAGCGTCGAGATGCTGGCAGCGGACGCCGTCGAGCCGATCACCTCCGCGGGCCATGCCCAGCTGGGGGTCGCCGTGCTGGCGGGCATCGCCGTCATCGTCCTGCTGATCACCCAGTTCAAGCTGCACGCCTTTCTGGCCCTGACCATCGGCTCGCTCGCGCTCGGCGCGGTCGCCGGGGCGCCGCTCGACAAGGTGATCGTCAGCTTCACCACCGGCCTCGGCTCCACCGTCGCCGGTGTGGGCGTCCTGATCGCCCTGGGCGCGATACTCGGCAAGCTGCTCGCCGACTCGGGCGGAGCCGACCAGATCGTCGACACGATCCTTGCCAAGGCGGGCGGCCGCGCCATGCCGTGGGCGATGGTGCTGATCGCCTCCGTGATCGGACTGCCGCTGTTCTTCGAGGTCGGCATCGTGCTGCTGATCCCGGTCGTCCTGATGGTCGCCAAGCGCGGCAACTACTCCCTGATGCGCATCGGCATCCCGGCGCTGGCCGGCCTGTCCGTGATGCACGGCCTGATCCCGCCGCACCCCGGCCCGCTGGTCGCGATCGACGCAGTCAAGGCCAACCTCGGCGTCACGCTCGCGCTCGGGGTCCTGGTCGCCATCCCGACGGTGATCATCGCGGGCCCGGTCTTCTCCCGGTACGCGGCCCGCTGGGTGGACGTACCGGCCCCCGACCGCATGATCCCCGCCCGCGCCTCCGAGGAGCTGGAGAAGCGCCCCGGCTTCGGCGCCACCCTCGCCACCATGCTGCTGCCGGTCGTGCTGATGCTGTCCAAGGCGCTGGTCGACATCGTCGTGGACGACCCCGCGCACAAGGTGCAGCGCGTCTTCGACGTCATCGGCTCGCCGCTGGTCGCGCTGCTGGCGGCCGTGCTCGTGGGCATGTTCACGCTGGGCCGGGCGGCCGGTTTCACCAAGGACCGCCTTTCCACCACGGTGGAGAAGTCCCTCGCGCCGATCGCGGGCATCCTGCTGATCGTGGGTGCGGGCGGCGGCTTCAAGCAGACGCTGATCGACTGCGGTGTGGGCCAGATGATCCTGGACATCTCCAAGGACTGGTCGATCCCCGCGCTGCTGCTCGCCTGGCTGATCGCGGTGGCCATCCGGCTCGCGACCGGTTCGGCGACCGTCGCCACCATCTCGGCGGCCGGCCTGGTCGCCCCCCTCGCCGCCGACATGTCGACCGCGCACACCTCGCTCCTGGTCCTGGCGATCGGCGCCGGCTCGCTCTTCTTCAGCCATGTCAACGACGCCGGTTTCTGGCTGGTCAAGGAGTACTTCGGGCTGAGCGTCGGCCAGACGGTCAAGACCTGGTCGGTGATGGAGACGATCATCTCCGTGGTGGCCGGCGGACTGGTCCTCCTGCTGTCACTCGTGATCTAG
- a CDS encoding SDR family oxidoreductase, which translates to MGHPLFDISGRTALVTGSSRGIGLALARGLLEAGCTVVLNGRDADRLDQAAAELPGDVRTAVFDVTDGPSVAAGIADVEQRVSPLDILVNNAGMQVRAPLLEFTDADWHRILDTNLTSAFLVGREAARRMTGRGHGKIINICSLQSEVARPGIAPYAATKGALKMLTKGMCADWGPHGVQVNGLGPGYIETELTRPLVEDEEFSAWVRRRTPAGRWGRTEDLVGGLLFLASPAADFVGGQVLYVDGGMTSVL; encoded by the coding sequence ATGGGTCACCCTCTGTTCGACATCAGCGGCCGTACGGCCCTGGTCACCGGCTCCAGCCGCGGCATCGGACTCGCACTCGCCCGCGGGCTCCTGGAAGCGGGCTGCACGGTCGTCCTCAACGGACGCGACGCCGACCGCCTCGACCAGGCCGCCGCCGAACTGCCCGGCGACGTGCGCACGGCGGTGTTCGACGTCACCGACGGCCCCTCGGTGGCCGCCGGCATCGCGGACGTCGAACAGCGGGTGAGTCCCCTCGACATCCTGGTCAACAACGCGGGCATGCAGGTGCGGGCCCCGCTGCTGGAGTTCACGGACGCGGACTGGCACCGGATCCTGGACACCAACCTCACGAGCGCGTTCCTGGTCGGCCGGGAGGCCGCGCGCCGGATGACCGGACGTGGCCACGGCAAGATCATCAACATCTGCTCGCTGCAGAGCGAGGTCGCGCGTCCGGGCATCGCCCCGTACGCGGCCACCAAGGGCGCGCTGAAGATGCTCACCAAGGGCATGTGCGCGGACTGGGGGCCGCACGGGGTACAGGTGAACGGACTGGGTCCCGGATACATCGAGACCGAACTGACCCGGCCCCTCGTCGAGGACGAGGAGTTCAGCGCCTGGGTGCGGCGGCGCACCCCGGCCGGGCGGTGGGGCCGTACCGAGGACCTGGTCGGCGGCCTGCTCTTCCTCGCCTCGCCGGCGGCGGACTTCGTCGGCGGGCAGGTGCTGTACGTCGACGGCGGCATGACGAGTGTGCTCTGA
- a CDS encoding L-idonate 5-dehydrogenase, which yields MLGCVIHAQGGLRVEELPVPSAGPGQALVAVRYGGICGSDLHYWRHGGVGDFRLREPMVPGHEIVATVVSYGAGASGPAPGTAVAVHPATACGTCPECADGRANVCRDTRYLGSAARTPHVQGGFSALLAVPAAQLRALPAGLDPRRAALAEPLSVALHAVRRAGEVRDRHVLVTGAGPIGCLVVAAARAAGAARVTVTDPLARALEYASRAGADTLVRADDRADPGWPAETDVAVEASGVAAGLDTCLRLVRRGGVVVQLGMLPPGSSPFAGNLLVSREIELRGAFRFHAEFDEALALLAAEPRFDALISAVVPLADAESAFALAADRSRSCKVLLDFGEQALREL from the coding sequence ATGCTCGGTTGTGTGATCCACGCGCAGGGCGGTCTGCGGGTCGAGGAGCTGCCCGTGCCGTCCGCCGGGCCCGGGCAGGCGCTGGTCGCCGTCCGGTACGGCGGGATCTGCGGGTCCGATCTGCACTACTGGCGGCACGGCGGCGTCGGGGACTTCCGCCTGCGGGAGCCGATGGTGCCGGGCCACGAGATCGTCGCAACGGTGGTGTCGTACGGCGCCGGGGCCTCGGGCCCGGCACCCGGTACGGCCGTCGCCGTGCACCCGGCGACGGCGTGCGGAACGTGCCCCGAGTGCGCCGACGGGCGGGCGAACGTGTGCCGGGACACCCGCTACCTGGGCAGCGCGGCGCGTACGCCGCACGTCCAGGGCGGGTTCTCGGCCCTGCTGGCGGTACCCGCCGCGCAGCTGCGGGCGCTGCCCGCGGGACTCGACCCGCGGCGGGCCGCGCTCGCCGAGCCGCTGTCGGTCGCCCTGCACGCCGTGCGCCGGGCCGGGGAGGTGCGGGACCGGCATGTGCTGGTCACCGGGGCCGGGCCGATCGGCTGCCTCGTGGTGGCCGCCGCGAGAGCCGCGGGCGCGGCACGGGTGACGGTCACCGATCCGCTGGCACGGGCTCTGGAGTACGCGTCCCGGGCCGGGGCCGACACCCTCGTACGGGCCGACGACCGGGCCGATCCCGGGTGGCCCGCGGAGACCGACGTGGCCGTCGAGGCGTCCGGGGTGGCCGCGGGGCTGGACACGTGTCTGCGCCTCGTACGGCGCGGCGGGGTCGTGGTCCAGCTCGGCATGCTGCCGCCCGGGAGCAGCCCGTTCGCGGGGAACCTGCTGGTGAGTCGCGAGATCGAGCTGCGGGGCGCGTTCCGTTTCCACGCGGAGTTCGACGAGGCGCTGGCACTGCTCGCCGCCGAGCCCCGATTCGACGCGCTGATCAGCGCGGTCGTGCCGCTGGCGGACGCCGAGTCGGCGTTCGCGCTGGCGGCCGACCGCAGCCGCTCGTGCAAGGTGTTGCTGGACTTCGGGGAGCAGGCCCTGCGGGAGCTGTAG
- a CDS encoding cytochrome b/b6 domain-containing protein, producing MHPRVDDTPAVSAPTARVHRFSRAERWVHRLTALLMGVCVATAACLYLPFFAELVGRRELVVRVHEFAGLLLPVPVLAGLASRAFRADLGRLNRWGPHDRRWMRAALRRDPLRSSRPAAKFNAGQKTYAAWIAGASLVMLATGLLMWFTHLTPLMWRTSATFVHDWLALTIGIVLGGHIGMALGDPEARRGMRTGTVSRDWAEREHPLWRPDDRHEPRQASAPTGPGPDRH from the coding sequence ATGCACCCACGAGTTGACGACACCCCGGCCGTCTCGGCGCCCACGGCGCGCGTACACCGCTTCAGCCGGGCGGAACGCTGGGTGCACCGCCTGACGGCCCTGCTGATGGGCGTGTGTGTGGCGACGGCGGCGTGCCTGTACCTCCCGTTCTTCGCCGAGCTGGTGGGCCGCCGTGAACTCGTCGTCAGGGTCCACGAGTTCGCGGGCCTGCTGCTTCCGGTGCCGGTCCTGGCGGGCCTGGCCTCCCGGGCCTTCCGCGCGGACCTGGGCCGGCTGAACCGCTGGGGTCCGCACGACCGCCGGTGGATGCGTGCGGCCCTGCGGCGGGACCCGCTCCGCTCCTCCCGGCCGGCGGCCAAGTTCAACGCGGGCCAGAAGACCTACGCGGCCTGGATCGCGGGCGCGAGTCTGGTCATGCTCGCCACCGGGCTGCTCATGTGGTTCACGCACCTCACCCCGCTGATGTGGCGGACCTCGGCGACCTTCGTCCACGACTGGCTGGCCCTGACGATCGGCATCGTCCTCGGCGGCCACATCGGGATGGCCCTCGGTGACCCGGAGGCCCGGCGGGGGATGCGCACCGGCACGGTGAGCCGGGACTGGGCGGAGCGGGAACACCCGCTGTGGCGGCCCGACGACAGGCATGAGCCCCGACAGGCCTCAGCCCCGACGGGCCCTGGCCCCGACAGGCACTAG
- a CDS encoding molybdopterin-dependent oxidoreductase: MGRRLLLGTLGLGALGVLTAPPLQRGLESLFAGDPTGLTGLLPNGGGFRYYSVTSSVPHKGPADYRLTIDGLVDRPRSYTLADLKALPQTRLVHDVQCVTGWRVPGTPFEGVRLSQILDAAGVRPTARAIRFTCFDGAYTESLTLRQARRPDVLVAHRMQDKALGHDHGGPVRLYVAPMYFYKSAKWLSGITVTEDVRPGYWEDRGYDVDAWVGRSNGRDDAPTS; the protein is encoded by the coding sequence ATCGGCCGCCGGCTCCTGCTCGGCACCCTCGGACTCGGCGCACTCGGCGTGCTGACCGCGCCCCCGCTCCAGCGCGGTCTCGAGTCGCTCTTCGCCGGCGACCCCACGGGTCTGACCGGCCTGCTCCCCAACGGCGGCGGCTTCCGCTACTACTCCGTGACCTCCTCCGTCCCGCACAAGGGCCCCGCGGACTACCGCCTCACCATCGACGGCCTGGTCGACCGCCCCCGCAGCTACACCCTGGCCGACCTCAAGGCACTGCCCCAGACCCGGCTCGTCCACGACGTGCAGTGCGTCACGGGCTGGCGGGTGCCGGGCACGCCCTTCGAAGGGGTGCGCCTCTCGCAGATCCTCGACGCGGCGGGCGTACGCCCCACGGCCCGCGCGATCCGGTTCACCTGCTTCGACGGGGCGTACACGGAGAGCCTCACGCTGCGGCAGGCCCGGCGCCCCGACGTCCTGGTGGCCCACCGGATGCAGGACAAGGCCCTCGGCCACGACCACGGCGGCCCGGTCCGCCTCTACGTCGCCCCCATGTACTTCTACAAGTCCGCCAAGTGGCTCTCCGGCATCACCGTCACCGAGGACGTGCGTCCCGGGTACTGGGAGGACCGGGGCTACGACGTGGACGCATGGGTCGGCCGTTCGAACGGACGCGACGATGCACCCACGAGTTGA
- a CDS encoding APC family permease gives MTTGSSSTSSSANTGRPAAADGGISTFKGQDRALKANRLGTGGLLLSVLAATAPLMVVAGVMPTTFAVMGIVGQPLLFVILGVVLVLFSVGYAEMSRHVHNAGAFYAYVARGLGGTAGAGAAAVALLAYSTLQVGIYGIFGFEVSRLFSTYLDVDMAWWIPALVAVLVVGALAWLKVDVNARVLGVLLIVEVALVVVFDVAAVADPAKQGLSLHAFNPDTLTGAGVGTALCFCIAAFTGFEQAPVYAEETSRPHILVPRVMFLAIGFVAVFFAISSWALTVATGPSGIVDASRKQSAGLLFFLTESRLGGTFTDVLHVLFVTGMFAALLSFHNVVARYAFAMGREGLLPKAFGRTTGASGAPGTGSLLQTAVSVIVLAAFAVTDDKPTGDPTAPVLHLFTWGGNVGALGVILLMAAASLSVIVFFVRRGAARAQAWRLVTAAVSGLALLVIAGYTVKDFDVLVGTGPDSVLSRLLPALVAVALVVGLVQGLVLRSRAPEAHARIGLGNEAFQLDKAADSRSGADSGSGA, from the coding sequence ATGACGACGGGCAGTTCGAGCACATCGAGCAGTGCGAACACGGGAAGACCTGCCGCGGCCGACGGCGGCATCAGCACCTTCAAGGGGCAGGACCGCGCCCTGAAGGCCAACCGGCTGGGCACCGGCGGGCTGCTCCTGTCCGTCCTCGCCGCGACGGCCCCCCTCATGGTGGTCGCGGGTGTCATGCCCACCACATTCGCGGTGATGGGCATCGTCGGACAGCCACTGCTCTTCGTCATCCTCGGCGTGGTGCTGGTGCTCTTCAGCGTCGGGTACGCCGAGATGAGCCGCCACGTCCACAACGCGGGCGCCTTCTACGCCTACGTCGCCCGCGGTCTCGGCGGCACCGCCGGCGCGGGCGCCGCCGCGGTCGCGCTGCTCGCCTACAGCACGCTCCAGGTCGGCATCTACGGCATCTTCGGTTTCGAGGTGTCCAGGCTGTTCTCCACCTACCTCGACGTCGACATGGCCTGGTGGATACCTGCCCTGGTGGCCGTGCTGGTCGTCGGCGCGCTCGCCTGGCTGAAGGTCGACGTCAACGCGCGGGTGCTCGGCGTCCTGCTGATCGTCGAGGTGGCGCTCGTCGTCGTCTTCGACGTCGCGGCCGTCGCCGATCCCGCGAAGCAGGGGCTCTCGCTGCACGCCTTCAACCCCGACACCCTCACCGGGGCCGGGGTCGGCACCGCGCTGTGCTTCTGCATCGCCGCCTTCACCGGCTTCGAACAGGCGCCGGTGTACGCGGAGGAGACGAGCCGCCCGCACATCCTCGTCCCCCGGGTGATGTTCCTGGCGATCGGCTTCGTCGCCGTCTTCTTCGCGATCAGCTCCTGGGCGCTGACCGTCGCCACGGGACCCTCCGGGATCGTCGACGCCTCCCGGAAGCAGAGCGCGGGACTGCTGTTCTTCCTCACCGAGTCCCGCCTCGGGGGCACCTTCACGGACGTCCTGCACGTGCTTTTCGTGACCGGTATGTTCGCGGCGCTGCTCAGTTTCCACAACGTCGTCGCGCGGTACGCCTTCGCCATGGGCCGCGAGGGGCTGCTGCCCAAGGCCTTCGGCCGGACCACCGGAGCCAGCGGCGCCCCCGGCACCGGCTCGCTCCTGCAGACCGCCGTCTCCGTGATCGTTCTGGCCGCCTTCGCCGTGACCGACGACAAGCCGACCGGCGACCCGACCGCGCCCGTGCTGCACCTGTTCACCTGGGGCGGCAACGTCGGCGCGCTCGGCGTCATCCTGCTGATGGCGGCGGCCTCTCTCTCCGTCATCGTCTTCTTCGTCCGACGAGGCGCCGCACGGGCCCAGGCCTGGCGCCTGGTCACCGCGGCCGTCTCGGGTCTCGCCCTGCTCGTGATCGCGGGCTACACCGTGAAGGACTTCGACGTCCTGGTCGGCACCGGCCCGGACTCCGTACTGAGCCGGCTGCTGCCCGCCCTCGTCGCGGTCGCCCTGGTCGTCGGCCTGGTCCAGGGTCTGGTGCTGCGTTCCCGCGCCCCCGAGGCACACGCCAGGATCGGACTCGGCAACGAGGCCTTCCAGCTGGACAAGGCGGCGGACTCCAGGTCCGGGGCCGACTCCGGGTCCGGGGCCTGA
- a CDS encoding FAD-binding dehydrogenase: MAYDADVIVIGAGLAGLAATAELVDAGRKVILLDQEPEQSIGGQAHWSFGGLFFVNSPEQRRMRIKDSHALALQDWMGTAGFDRAEDHWPRRWAEAYVDFAAGEKRSWLHQQGVRFFPVVGWAERGGYDANGHGNSVPRFHITWGTGPGLVAPFERRVRAGVARGLVELRFRHRVTGLSRSAGAVDTVTGEILEPSGIERGQASGRTVTGAFELKAQAVIVTSGGIGGDHDLVRANWPERLGTPPERMISGVPAHVDGRMLGIAEETGARLINRDRMWHYTEGIQNWNPIWDNHGIRILPGPSSLWLDARGNRLPVPLFPGFDTLGTLEHIMRTGYDYTWFVLDQKIIGKEFALSGSEQNPDLTGKSVKGVVGRARADVPGPVKAFMDNGADFVVEKDLGALVRGMNALTKEPLIDEAALRREIVARDREIANPFTKDLQVTAIRGARNYLGDKLIRTATPHRILDPKAGPLIAVRLHILTRKTLGGLETDLSSRVLTEGGDPLEGVYAAGEVAGFGGGGVHGYRSLEGTFLGGCLFSGRTAGRAAAEAVG; the protein is encoded by the coding sequence ATGGCCTACGACGCAGATGTGATCGTGATCGGAGCGGGGCTCGCGGGGCTCGCGGCGACCGCGGAGCTCGTCGACGCGGGCCGCAAAGTGATCCTCCTCGACCAGGAGCCCGAGCAGTCGATCGGCGGCCAGGCGCACTGGTCCTTCGGCGGTCTCTTCTTCGTGAACTCGCCCGAGCAGCGCCGGATGCGCATCAAGGACAGCCATGCGCTCGCCCTCCAGGACTGGATGGGCACGGCGGGCTTCGACCGCGCGGAGGACCACTGGCCGCGCCGCTGGGCCGAGGCGTACGTGGACTTCGCGGCCGGCGAGAAGCGGTCCTGGCTGCACCAGCAGGGGGTGCGCTTCTTCCCGGTGGTGGGCTGGGCGGAACGCGGCGGCTACGACGCCAACGGCCACGGGAACTCCGTACCCCGCTTCCACATCACGTGGGGAACCGGGCCGGGACTGGTCGCCCCCTTCGAGCGGCGGGTGCGCGCCGGGGTCGCGCGCGGCCTCGTCGAGCTCAGGTTCCGCCACCGGGTCACGGGTCTGTCCCGCAGCGCGGGCGCCGTCGACACCGTCACCGGCGAGATCCTCGAGCCGTCGGGGATCGAGCGCGGCCAGGCCAGCGGGCGGACCGTGACCGGCGCGTTCGAACTGAAGGCGCAGGCGGTGATCGTCACCTCGGGCGGTATCGGCGGCGACCACGACCTGGTGCGCGCCAACTGGCCCGAGCGGCTGGGCACCCCGCCCGAGCGGATGATCTCGGGGGTGCCCGCGCACGTCGACGGCAGGATGCTCGGGATCGCGGAGGAGACCGGCGCGCGCCTCATCAACCGCGACCGCATGTGGCACTACACCGAGGGGATCCAGAACTGGAACCCCATCTGGGACAACCACGGCATCCGCATCCTGCCCGGCCCCTCCTCCCTCTGGCTGGACGCGCGCGGCAACCGGCTTCCGGTGCCGCTCTTCCCCGGCTTCGACACGCTCGGCACGCTCGAACACATCATGCGGACCGGCTACGACTACACGTGGTTCGTGCTCGACCAGAAGATCATCGGCAAGGAGTTCGCGCTCTCGGGTTCGGAACAGAATCCCGACCTGACCGGCAAGTCGGTCAAGGGTGTCGTCGGACGGGCGCGCGCCGACGTGCCCGGGCCGGTCAAGGCGTTCATGGACAACGGCGCCGACTTCGTCGTCGAGAAGGACCTCGGCGCGCTCGTGCGCGGCATGAACGCGCTCACCAAGGAGCCCCTGATCGACGAGGCCGCGCTGCGCCGCGAGATCGTCGCGCGCGACCGGGAGATCGCGAACCCGTTCACCAAGGACCTCCAGGTGACCGCGATCCGCGGGGCCCGCAACTACCTCGGCGACAAGCTGATCCGCACGGCCACGCCGCATCGCATCCTCGATCCGAAGGCGGGCCCGCTCATCGCCGTGCGCCTCCACATCCTCACCCGCAAGACGCTCGGCGGCCTGGAGACGGACCTCTCGTCGCGGGTCCTGACCGAGGGCGGGGATCCGCTGGAGGGCGTGTACGCGGCGGGGGAGGTCGCCGGGTTCGGCGGCGGCGGAGTGCACGGCTACCGGTCCCTCGAAGGCACGTTCCTGGGCGGCTGCCTCTTCTCCGGCCGCACGGCAGGCCGCGCGGCGGCCGAGGCGGTGGGCTGA
- a CDS encoding DMT family transporter yields MSVLVLILSVSAACCLGFGFVLQQNAASRAPLNDFLSPRLLLDLIRVPRWLGGIGLMVCGMVLGAIALGKGEVSLVEPLLATNLLFALGLSRHQTKKPLGRQGWSGLALLAGGVTAFILAGRPKGGDAVSDPLRHWLIIGVMIGLALLLTAYAKRSRLGAAPVLLALAAGVLYGVQDALTRVSGQRFGEGGWSELLISWQPYGVLVLGVSGLLLVQSAFETAELRMSLPALTAAQPLAGILCGVGFLGDRLRTDVGALTWEAAGLAAIVTGIVLLGMHPAMPAGAKNTELAPDLQRR; encoded by the coding sequence GTGTCGGTTCTCGTTCTGATTCTCTCGGTGAGCGCGGCCTGTTGCCTGGGTTTCGGTTTCGTGCTCCAGCAGAACGCCGCGTCACGCGCCCCGCTGAACGACTTCCTCTCCCCCCGTCTGCTGCTGGACCTCATCCGGGTGCCGCGCTGGCTCGGCGGCATCGGGCTCATGGTGTGCGGCATGGTTCTCGGCGCGATCGCCCTGGGCAAGGGCGAGGTCTCCCTGGTGGAACCGCTCCTGGCGACCAACCTGCTGTTCGCGCTCGGCCTCTCCCGCCACCAGACGAAGAAGCCGCTGGGCCGTCAGGGCTGGTCCGGGCTCGCCCTGCTCGCGGGCGGAGTGACCGCGTTCATCCTGGCGGGCCGCCCCAAGGGCGGTGACGCGGTGTCCGATCCGCTGCGGCACTGGCTGATCATCGGCGTCATGATCGGGCTCGCGCTCCTCCTCACCGCCTACGCCAAACGCTCCCGGCTGGGCGCCGCTCCGGTACTGCTCGCCCTGGCCGCGGGGGTGCTGTACGGGGTGCAGGACGCGCTCACCCGGGTGAGCGGGCAGCGGTTCGGCGAGGGCGGCTGGAGCGAACTGCTCATCAGCTGGCAGCCGTACGGGGTGCTGGTGCTCGGCGTGTCGGGGCTGCTGCTGGTGCAGAGCGCCTTCGAGACGGCGGAACTGCGGATGTCGCTGCCCGCGCTCACCGCCGCCCAGCCGCTCGCCGGGATCCTCTGCGGGGTGGGGTTCCTCGGGGACCGGCTGCGGACCGACGTGGGCGCGCTGACCTGGGAGGCGGCCGGACTCGCGGCGATCGTGACGGGCATCGTGCTGCTCGGGATGCACCCCGCGATGCCGGCCGGCGCGAAGAACACGGAGCTCGCGCCGGACCTCCAACGGCGCTGA
- a CDS encoding NUDIX domain-containing protein has product MSAADEILDIVDENDVVVGESPRGEAYARGLRHRCVFIQARDSVGRLFVHRRTATKLVFPSLYDMFVGGVVGAGESYDAAALREAEEELGVSGLPSPVPLFKFLYDDGAGHTWWSAVYEVRCDLPVNPQTEEVAWHAFLTEEEVERRLTEWTWVPDGLAAYERLREHRATG; this is encoded by the coding sequence ATGAGCGCCGCTGACGAGATCCTCGACATCGTGGACGAGAACGACGTGGTCGTCGGGGAGTCCCCGCGCGGAGAGGCGTACGCGCGCGGACTCCGCCACCGGTGCGTGTTCATCCAGGCCCGGGACTCGGTCGGCCGGCTCTTCGTCCACCGCCGCACCGCCACCAAGCTGGTCTTCCCGTCCCTGTACGACATGTTCGTCGGCGGGGTCGTGGGCGCGGGCGAATCCTACGACGCCGCGGCCCTGCGCGAGGCCGAGGAGGAACTGGGCGTCTCCGGACTCCCGAGCCCCGTCCCGCTCTTCAAGTTCCTCTACGACGACGGCGCGGGGCACACCTGGTGGTCCGCCGTCTACGAGGTCCGCTGCGACCTCCCCGTGAACCCCCAGACGGAGGAGGTCGCCTGGCACGCCTTCCTCACCGAGGAGGAGGTGGAGCGGCGCCTGACGGAGTGGACATGGGTGCCGGACGGACTGGCGGCCTACGAACGCCTGCGCGAGCACCGGGCGACGGGCTGA